The proteins below come from a single Aegilops tauschii subsp. strangulata cultivar AL8/78 chromosome 6, Aet v6.0, whole genome shotgun sequence genomic window:
- the LOC109734521 gene encoding ethylene-responsive transcription factor ERF109-like, whose product MAPKKMPKDKSGFFGVRQKPSGNFGVEFSDAGRRWWIGTYPSTHEATRAYDVAMWHAERPREHLNFPEIESRAEAEMLVPQGIKMKEISTKKPLVVVSAGETDKEAMERFSREHPEYVQAELEYY is encoded by the coding sequence ATGGCGCCGAAGAAGATGCCGAAGGACAAGTCGGGCTTCTTCGGCGTGAGGCAGAAGCCCTCCGGTAACTTCGGAGTGGAGTTCTCCGATGCCGGGAGGCGTTGGTGGATCGGCACGTACCCCTCCACCCACGAGGCCACGCGTGCCTACGACGTGGCGATGTGGCATGCCGAGAGGCCTCGGGAGCACCTCAACTTCCCAGAGATCGAGAGTCGGGCGGAAGCGGAGATGCTTGTGCCGCagggcatcaagatgaaggagATCTCGACGAAGAAGCCGTTGGTTGTCGTCAGTGCCGGCGAGACCGACAAGGAGGCGATGGAGAGGTTTTCTCGGGAGCATCCGGAGTACGTCCAGGCCGAGCTGGAGTACTACTAG